The window GGCCGGCGACTACGTCAACGCGGACCTGCTCGGATCCACGGACACACGCATGGTCGGAAACGTGATCCAGACGCAGTTCCTGCGCATCCTGGACTACCCGACGGCCGCGGCGCTCTCCTTCATCCTGATGGCCGCGATTCTCTTCATGGTCACGCTCTACATCCGCAGGTCGGGGACGGAGGATCTGGTTTAAATGGCCTTCGTCAACTGGCTCAAGCGCCATCTCGTCGTCATCGCGGGACTGTGCACGCTCGGTTATCTGCTGCTGCCGAACGTCGTGGTCACGGTGTTCTCCTTCAACAAGCCGAAGGGCCGCTTCAACTACCAGTGGCAGCAGTTCTCCACGGACGCCTGGCAGGACCCCTGTGGGGTGGCCGGCATGTGCGGCTCGCTCTCCCTCAGCCTCCAGATCGCGTTCTGGGCGACGCTCGGCGCGACCGTCCTCGGCACGATGATCGCCTTCGCTCTGGTCCGCTACCGCTTCCGGGCCCGCGGCGCCGTGAACTCGCTGATCTTCCTGCCGATGGCGATGCCCGAGGTCGTCATGGCGGCCTCGCTGCTCACCCTGTTCCTCAACATGGGCGCCCAACTGGGCTTCTGGACCGTCCTCATCGCGCACATCATGTTCTGCCTGAGCTTCGTCGTCACGGCGGTCAAGGCGCGCGTGATGTCGATGGACCCGCGCCTGGAGCAGGCCGCCCAGGACCTCTACGCCGGGCCCTTCCAGACCTTCATCAGGGTCACCCTGCCGATCGCCGCCCCCGGAATCGCCGCGGGCGCGATGCTCGCCTTCGCACTCTCCTTCGACGATTTCATCATCACCAATTTCAACGCGGGCTCGACCGTCACCTTCCCCATGTTCGTCTGGGGTTCGGCGCAGCGCGGAACGCCCGTCCAGATCAATGTCATCGGTACGGCCATGTTCCTGGTCGCCGTCCTGCTGGTGCTGGTCTCCATGGTCATCGGCAACCGCCGTGCCAAGCAGAAGGCATAAGCCTTTCGCGCACCTTCCGTAGGGAGTTGAAATCATGGCCCCGAGCGCCATGAGCCGTTGGACGAAGTCGCTCTCCGAAGCCCAGCCGGTCCCGTACTGGCTCGAAGACCCGGGCCAACCCCGCCCCGAGCCCGCGCTCACCGGCGCGGAGACCTGCGACCTCCTGGTCGTCGGCGGTGGCTACAGCGGACTGTGGACGGCGCTGCTCGCCAAGGAGCGCGACCCGGGACGGGACGTCGTCCTGCTGGAGGGCCGTGAGGTGGGCTGGGCCGCCTCCGGCCGCAACGGCGGCTTCTGCGCCGCGTCGCTCACCCACGGCCTGGCCAACGGGCTCGCCCGCTGGCCCGAGGAGATCCACAAGCTGGAGGAACTGGGCGCCCGCAACCTCGACGAGATCGAGGCGGCGGTCGCCCGGCACGGCCTGGACTGCGACTTCGAACGCACCGGCGAGATCGACGTCGCCACCGAGACCTACCAGGCCCGGGAACTGCGGGACTGGTACGACGAGATCGCCGGCAAGGGTCTCGCCGACGGCATCGAGTTCCTGGACGCCGACGCGGTCCGCGAGCAGGTCGCCTCGCCGACCTTCCGGGCGGGCCTGTACGACCGCCGGGGCGTCGCCATGCTGCACCCCGCCAAACTCGCCTGGGGCCTCAAGCGGGCCTGCCTGAACCTCGGCGTCCGCGTCTACGAGCACACCCCCGCGCTGAGCCTGAAGGCGCACGGCCCCGGCATGGCCGTCCGCACTCCCTACGGTCAGGTCCGTACCCGGCAGGTGGCGCTCGGCACGAACATCTTCCCCAGCCTGGTCAGGCGCGTCCGCGCGTACACCGTCCCGGTCTACGACTACGCCCTGATGACGGAGCCGCTGACCGCCGAGCAGCTGGCGTCGGTCGGCTGGAAGAACCGGCAGGGGCTCGGGGACGCGGCGAACCAGTTCCACTACTTCCGGCTCAGCGCCGACAACCGCATCCTCTGGGGCGGCTACGACGCGGTGTACCAGTACGGCGGCCGGGTGCGGGCCGAGTACGACGACCGGCCGGAGACGTACGCCAAGCTCGCCGGGCACTTCTTCACCTGCTTCCCGCAGCTGGAGGGCCTCCGCTTCACCCACGCCTGGGGCGGCGCGATCGACACCTGCTCCCGCTTCTCGGCGTTCTTCGGCACCGCCCACCAGGGCAAAGTCGCCTATGCGGCCGGGTATACGGGGCTGGGGGTGGGCGCCACCCGGTTCGGCGCCGACGTCATGCTCGACCTGCTCGCGGGCGAGCGCACGGAGCGCACCGAGCTGGAGATGGTCCGCAGGAAGCCGCTGCCGTTCCCGCCCGAGCCCTTCGCCTGGACCGGCATCGCTCTCACCAAGTGGTCCCTGGCCCGCGCCGACTCCCACGCCGGTCGCCGCAACCTGTGGCTGAAGGCCATGGACCGGCTGGGACTGGGCTTCGACAGCTGAGGCGCGGACCGGAATCCCGTGCTCAGCGGGGCGTGAAGGTGTGCGCGTGATCAACGGGCGTACGCCCTGCTGGGCGGTGTTACTCCATTCACCACCAAGAAGTGGTCCGAACCCGCGTAATGCCCGGCCGGAACCTCTGTCTGTGCTCCTGACGCGAAAACCGCGTCCGACGGAGCACTAGAGAGAGGAAGGTCCCTGTCATGACTGGGGCCAAGACGGCGGCCGAGTGGCTGGCATCCGTATCACCGGATCCCGAGGCCTGCCGCTGGGAGTGGGAGCGCAACCCCCTGGGGGTCGCCCTGCTTCCGGCCGGCAGGGCCTGGGACGTGCTGATCCTGCCGGGCCTGCTCGGCTATCCCACCCTCGATGTCCTCACCCGCATCATCGACCGGCCCGGACCCGTGCTCGCCGACTTCGGCGACGACCGCATGGGGTTCTTCGTCCCGCCGGGCACGGCGTCGCGATGGCTCGGCACGGGGGTGCGCAGCGCGGGCGGCGGCACCTGGATCGTGGTGCCGTACCCGGGACGGCAGACCGGCGGAGTCCGCTGGCTGATCCCGCCGGACGGCAGCGGCACCCTCACCGATCCGGCACTGCTCGAACTGGCGATGCACGAGGCGGCGGCGAGCCTCGCCAGGGACGAGGACCGGCAGCCGGGGTACTGAGGACCGCATGCGGTGACGGCGGCCGTCCCCCGGCCGCCCGGATGTGGTGACGGCGGCCCTCCCCGGCCACGCGCACCTGTCGGCCGCCCGTGCGGCCGACGCGGACGTCACCCGGGAGGACTCCGGCGTACCCCGGACCACAGCGAGGAGAGCAGCGGCACGCACACGCACCAGCTCGCCACCACGTCGAGCGGCCAGTGGTAACCCTGGCGCACCAGACCGAAGCCGACCCCGATGTTCACCACGACCGCGAGCACGACGACCGCACGGCGCGCGGGGGCGCCGCGCAGCAGGGGCAGCAGGAGCAGGACGGCGGCGCCGTACGCGACGGAGGCGGTCGCGGTGTGGCCGGACGGGTAGAAACCCGTGCCCGGGCCCATGATCGGCGGACCGGACCGGGCGATGAGCTCCTTCAGCGGGATCACCCAGAGCGGTACGGCGGCCAGCAGGAGCGCGGCCGCGGCGGACGGCCGCCACCAGTGCTCCCGGCCGGCGGCACGCGCACGCCACGCGACATACAGCAGGACGAGGGCGAGGACCGGGACGGCGACCGTGATTCCGCCGAGGTCGGCGAGGAACCGCGTGGGGGCGCCGCGGTGGACGAGCACGTCGCTGAGGCGTTCGTCCGCGCGGGCCAGGGGGCCGTGCGCGAGGATCTGCCAGGTGATCAGGGCGAAGAGGAGGGCCGGGGCGCCGACAAGGAGGAGGGCGGCGCGGCGGCCCGGGAGGATGGTCGGCCGTCCTCGAACAGGGGGGGTGGTTCGAGGACGGCCGTCCGGATCGGTGTGCCGCACGCCCCGGGGGGTTTGGGACGGGCGGCCATCCGATCGGTGAGGAGATCCGGAGCCGGAAGCTCCGGGTGTGTGCGCGAGGGCACGACCAGGGCGAAGCTGGGGAGGCCCCGACCCGGTGTCACCCACAGTCCCCTGCGGGCGGGGTGTATCTCTCATCTGCTCCAGAACCTACGACAGGGGACGCGGCCACGACAGCCGGAATCGCGACCCGCCATGCACCTTGCACACCTTCTTCACGCGCTCCGACGCTTGTCCACAGGGACCGGAATCCGGGAGGAGATTCCGCTTCCGGGTTCAGGTCCCTTGACGCGTGGGACGCCGGAGGCGGACGGGGCATTCCGTATGCGGGTGCCCCGTGAGAAGGGGCGCCCGGCACCGTGCCGCGTGGGTCAGACGCGGGTGAACGCCTGCTCGATGATGTCCAGGCCCTCGTTCAGGAGGTCCTCGCCGATGACGAGCGGCGGCAGGAAACGCAGCACGTTGCCGTAGGTGCCGCAGGTCAGGACCAGCAGGCCCTCCTGGTGGCAGGCCTTCGCCAGCGCGGCGGTCGCCTCCGGGTTCGGCTCCTTCGTCGTACGGTCCTTGACCAGCTCGATGGCGATCATGGCACCGCGGCCGCGGATGTCGCCGATCAGGTCGAACTTCTCGGCCATGGCGGTGAGGCGGGCCTTCATCGTCGCCTCGATGCTCTTCGCCCGGGCGTTGAGGTCGAGCTCCTTCATCGTCTCGATCGAGCCGAGGGCGCCCGCACAGGCGACGGGGTTGCCGCCGTAGGTGCCGCCGAGGCCGCCCGCGTGCGCCGCGTCCATGATCTCCGCGCGGCCGGTGACGGCGGCGAGCGGGAGGCCGCCGGCGATGCCCTTGGCGGTGGTGATCAGGTCCGGGACGATGCCCTCGTCCTCACAGGCGAACCACTGGCCGGTGCGGCAGAAGCCCGACTGGATCTCGTCGGCGACGAAGACGATGCCGTTGTCGGAGGCGAACTTGTTGATGGCCGGCAGGAAGCCCTTGGCGGGCTCGATGAAGCCGCCCTCGCCGAGCACCGGCTCGATGATGATCGCGGCCACGTTCTCCGCGCCGACCTGCTTGGCGATCTGGTCGATCGCCTGCGCGGCGGCCTCGGGGCCGGCGTTGTCCGGACCGGTCGGCCAGCGGTAGCCGTAGGCGACGGGCACGCGGTACACCTCGGGCGCGAACGGGCCGAAGCCGTGCTTGTACGGCATGTTCTTCGCCGTCAGCGCCATCGTGAGGTTGGTGCGGCCGTGGTAGCCGTGGTCGAAGACGACCACGGCCTGCCGCTTGGTGTACGACCGGGCGATCTTCACCGCGTTCTCGACGGCCTCGGCGCCGCTGTTGAACAGCGCGGACTTCTTGGCGTGGTCGCCCGGGGTCAGCTCGGCGAGGGCCTCGGCGACGGCGACGTAGCCCTCGTACGGGGTGACCATGAAACAGGTGTGCGTGAAGTCCTGGAGCTGGGCGGTGGCCCGGCGGACCACGGCCTCGGCGCTGGCGCCGACGCTCGTGACGGCGATGCCCGAGCCGAAGTCGATCAGCCGGTTGCCGTCGACGTCCTCGATGATGCCGCCGCCCGCGCGCGCGGTGAACACCGGCAGCACCGACCCCACCCCCGCCGCGACCGCGGCGACACGACGGGCCTGCAGCTCCTGGGACTTCGGTCCGGGGATGGCGGTGACTACGCGGCGCTCCTGGGGAAGTGCGCTCATGAGGGGCTCCTGGGGGTCTTACTGACGCTTGCCTTCTTTTACTCGCAGGCTAGGACCGGGAAGGAACACTGGGCATGCTCCATGTGGGCGTTGTTGGCGACTCCGCTTGTCCTTGATGGACATGGCGCGTTGTCGGAGGTGAATCAGTGACCAGTGAGTCACGGACAGGCCGCTTCCTGGCCCGCCCGGCCACGTAAGCGGTGAACTCCCCTTGCGAGGGCGTTAGATTGGCTCGCTGATGGTGGACGGAACGGCTGGTCAGGGGGCAAGCGCGATGGACAGCGACGGGACGCGGGACGCGCGGGGCACGCATGCGAATCCTGTGCCGCGCCCGGCGGGGCCACCCGAGGGGCCCACGATGCCCCCTCGGCCCGCGCGTGCACCAGGGGTTCCTCCGATGCCGGACGGGTCTTCCTTCCTCGAGTGGCTGCGGGCACCGAGACCGGACGCCGCACCAGGCGTTTGGCGGTTCGGACACACGCCCCGTCCCGACGAGGAGCCCGAGGAGATTCCCAAACGCCAGCTCATCGGCGGGGCTCTCATCGCTTTCCTGGTGGGATGGCTCGTCTGGTCATTGCTGCAGAACGGCTACCTCGGCTACTGGTGGTGGATCCCGCTCGACCTGATCGCGCCCGACTCCTGGCAAGGCGGCTCCGGTGAGGGTGGTCAGGTCGGTACCTTCATCCTGTATCGGGGCTACGAGCTGCTCGTGGCGCTGCTGATCCTGATCGCGGTGGCCAGGCTGGGTCGCTGGGGCGAGGTCTGGCGCCGTTTCGTCTCACCCCGGCTGCGCGGTCGGCCGCCGGAGCGGACGGCCCTCGCCGATCAGGACGACCCCGCCCAGTGGAACCAGCTTCGCCAGGCCGGGGCCCTCGACGCCGCCGAGCGGCTGGTCGTGGAGGGGGCCGCCGGGCTCATGCGGGACGTGGATCATGCGCGGATCATGCGGGCGTGGCAGGGCGTGCGCAGCGGGCGGCACAGCCTGGCGACGTTCACCGGCGCGGTCCTGAAGGACGGTGCGGCGGCGTGTCTGCACCCGTCCGGGGAGCGGGACCTGCCTGCCCGGCTCGCCCGGCACGACCTGGTCACCGGCCAGGTCCGCCTGGGCGGCACCGTCGACGACCCGCGCAACCCCTACGCCTACCGGGGCACGGGCCTCGCCCTGGGCCCCGACCTGCTCGGCACGTCCCTGCTCGCCGTCGGACCCGCCGGATCGGGCAAGACCGGCAGCGTGGTCTGGCCCGTCGCCGAGTCGCTGTGTCTGCACGCGCTCGCCGGGCGGGCCGCGGTGGTGGTCGTGGGGGCGGCGGGAGCGGGCCTCGGGCCGGCCGACGCGTACGACGTCGTGGTGCGGATCGGGAACCCGGAGTCCGTCTACGACCTCGACCTCTACGGGGGGACCACGGACCCCGACGAGGCCGCGGCCGTCCTCGCGGAGGCGCTCGTTGGCGACCTGGCCGACCCGCACCCCGGCGGCGACAGCCGGCGCTCCACCACCGTCCTCGCCCAGCTGCTCGGCCCGTACCGCGCGGTGCACGGGCGGTTCCCCTCGGTGCCGCAGCTGCGCCAGCTGCTCGACGGCTCACCCGGCCCGCTGGGCGAGCTGCGCAAGGGCCTCCAGGCCGCCGGACAGGAGTCCCTGCTGCGCGAGCTGGACGCGCGGGAACGCCAGCTCGGGCACCCCGGGGACGTCGGTTCCGTTCTCGCCGACCGGGTCGCGCTCCTCGACCGGCCCGCCTTCGCCACGTTCTTCGACACCTCAGGCCAGTCCCGGCCGTTCTCCCTGCGCGCCCTCGACCACCCGGTACGGGTCCGTATCGACCTCCCCGAGCGCGGCCACTCCGACGCCTCGCGCATCCTGGCGCGGCTGGTGCTCGCGCAGTTCACCGCGAGCGTCGCCGTCCGGGAGGACCGGTCGCTGTTCGCCTGCCTCGTGCTGGACGACGCCACCGGGGTCGTCACGCCGGAGGCCGTCCGCGGCATCCAGCGGCTGCGCTCGACCAACGCGGGCACGGTCCTCACCCTCCGCACCCTCGACGACGTGCCCCGGCCACTGCGCGGGCCGCTTCTCGGCGCCACCGGCTGCCGGATGGCGCTGTCCGGGCTCACCCCGTGGGACGGGCAGGACTTCGCCGAGGTCTGGGGCAAGGAGTGGACCGAGGCGCGGGACGTCACCGACCGGCAGATCATCGCCGACTCCCCGGCGGGCAAGGCCTGGCACGCGCTGCGCCGGATGATCACCGGCCACGCGCCGACCGCGCGCGCCGTGACCGTACGGCAGGTCGAGCGGGAGCGCTGGTCCGCCTCCGAACTGGCGCACGGCGTGCCGCCGGGCCACGCGGTGCTGTCGCTGACGACCGTGCGGGGCGAGCACGCGCCGCCGCTGCTGGTGGATCTGCGGGGCTGAACGGCGGGCCGCAGTGCCGGTCGGTTCCAGCCGATCGGTGTGCGGTGCGGAGGGCTCCTGACCGTACGGTGAGGCAGAATCGGGGCAGGCCGTTCATACGCGGCGGCCAAAAGCCCCCGTCGACGTGAAGGTCCCATGCCCCCCACGCTCGCCTCGCTCGTCCACCACTCCACGCTCAAGCTGACCGTGCGGGCGGGGGAGGACCGCCTGGACGTACCGGTGCGCTGGGCGCACGCCAGTGAGCTGGCCGACCCCGTGCCGTACATGGAGGGCGGGGAGCTGCTGCTGATCACCGCGCTGAAACTGGACGCGGAGGACCCGGAGGCGATGCGGCGCTATGTACGCCGGTTGGTGGGCGCCGGGGTCGTCGGGCTCGGTTTCGCCGTCGGGGTGCACTACGAGGACATCCCCGAGGCGCTCGTCGCGGCGGCCGAGAGGGAGGGGCTGCCCCTGCTCGAAGTGCCCCGGCGTACGCCCTTCCTCGCCATCAGCAAGGCCGTGTCGGCCGCCATCGCCGCCGAGCAGTACCGGGCGGTCACGGCGGGGTTCGCCGCCCAGCGGGAACTCACCCGGCAGGCGTTGACCGACGGCCCCGAGGGGCTGCTCGGCGCGCTCGCCGGGCAGGTCGACGGGTGGGCAGCCCTGTACGACGCCTCCGGCGCGGTCGTCGCGGTGGCGCCCGAGTGGGCGGAGCGGCGGGCCGGCCGGCTCATCGCCGACGTCGAACGGCTGCGCGACCGGCCCGCGCCGGCCAGCGCGGTCGTCGGCGGCGAGGACCGCGTCGAACTGCACTCGCTCGGCGGCGGACGCCGAGCCCGTGCCGCCCTCGCCGTCGGGACGGCGGCGGCCCTCGGCACGGCCGAGCGGTACGCCGTGCACTCCGCGATCGCCCTGCTGACCCTCACCACGGAGCGGTCGCGTCCGCTGCACGCCGCCGAGCAGCGGATCGGCGCGGCGGTGCTGCGGATGCTGCTGGCCGGAGAGTGCGACCATGCGCGCGCCGTCGCCGGGGATCTGTACGGGGAGCTGCTGGACGCTCCCTTCCGGCTGATCCTCGCGGAGTCCACCTCGTCGTCGGTCGCCACCGGCCCGGGGGGTGACCTGCTCGGACAGCTCGTCGAGGTCGTGGAGGCGGCCGCCGCGCGGGCCGGGGAGGCGGTGCTCGTCGTGCCCGACGGGGAGCGGCTGGTGGTGCTCGCCGTGGACGGGGGTGCGGCCGTGGACGCGTGCGGGGCGTTCGCGGTGGAGCTGGAGACGGCGCGGGCGGCCGGGCGGGAACCGGTGTCCGGGGGCGGCTCCGTCCCCGTCCCCGTTTCCGTCGACGAGGAGGAACTCGTCGTCGGGCTGTCCGCGCCCGCCGGGCCGATCGCGGCCGCCGCCGCGTACAAGCAGGCCGAGCAGGCGCTGGCCGTGGCCCGGAGACGGGGGCGGTGTCTCGTCGAGCACGAGGAGCTGGCGGCGGGGTCCGTGTTGCCGTTGCTCGGTGACGATGCGGTGCGGGCGTTCGCGGACAGTCTGCTGCGGCCGCTTCGTGAGCACGACGCGACCGGGCGGGGGGATCTTGTCGCTTCGCTGCGGGCGTGGTTGTCGCGGCATGGGCAGTGGGACGCGGCTGCCGCGGATCTGGGGGTGCACCGGCATACGTTGCGCTATCGGATGCGGCGGGTGGAGGAGATCGTGGGGCGGTCGCTCGATGATCCCGATGTGCGGATGGAGTTGTGGCTGGCGTTGAAGGCGACCGCTGCCGCGGGGGAGTAAGGCGTACTTTTCC is drawn from Streptomyces bottropensis ATCC 25435 and contains these coding sequences:
- a CDS encoding ABC transporter permease, encoding MAFVNWLKRHLVVIAGLCTLGYLLLPNVVVTVFSFNKPKGRFNYQWQQFSTDAWQDPCGVAGMCGSLSLSLQIAFWATLGATVLGTMIAFALVRYRFRARGAVNSLIFLPMAMPEVVMAASLLTLFLNMGAQLGFWTVLIAHIMFCLSFVVTAVKARVMSMDPRLEQAAQDLYAGPFQTFIRVTLPIAAPGIAAGAMLAFALSFDDFIITNFNAGSTVTFPMFVWGSAQRGTPVQINVIGTAMFLVAVLLVLVSMVIGNRRAKQKA
- a CDS encoding NAD(P)/FAD-dependent oxidoreductase; its protein translation is MAPSAMSRWTKSLSEAQPVPYWLEDPGQPRPEPALTGAETCDLLVVGGGYSGLWTALLAKERDPGRDVVLLEGREVGWAASGRNGGFCAASLTHGLANGLARWPEEIHKLEELGARNLDEIEAAVARHGLDCDFERTGEIDVATETYQARELRDWYDEIAGKGLADGIEFLDADAVREQVASPTFRAGLYDRRGVAMLHPAKLAWGLKRACLNLGVRVYEHTPALSLKAHGPGMAVRTPYGQVRTRQVALGTNIFPSLVRRVRAYTVPVYDYALMTEPLTAEQLASVGWKNRQGLGDAANQFHYFRLSADNRILWGGYDAVYQYGGRVRAEYDDRPETYAKLAGHFFTCFPQLEGLRFTHAWGGAIDTCSRFSAFFGTAHQGKVAYAAGYTGLGVGATRFGADVMLDLLAGERTERTELEMVRRKPLPFPPEPFAWTGIALTKWSLARADSHAGRRNLWLKAMDRLGLGFDS
- a CDS encoding phosphatase PAP2 family protein, which produces MRHTDPDGRPRTTPPVRGRPTILPGRRAALLLVGAPALLFALITWQILAHGPLARADERLSDVLVHRGAPTRFLADLGGITVAVPVLALVLLYVAWRARAAGREHWWRPSAAAALLLAAVPLWVIPLKELIARSGPPIMGPGTGFYPSGHTATASVAYGAAVLLLLPLLRGAPARRAVVVLAVVVNIGVGFGLVRQGYHWPLDVVASWCVCVPLLSSLWSGVRRSPPG
- the gabT gene encoding 4-aminobutyrate--2-oxoglutarate transaminase — its product is MSALPQERRVVTAIPGPKSQELQARRVAAVAAGVGSVLPVFTARAGGGIIEDVDGNRLIDFGSGIAVTSVGASAEAVVRRATAQLQDFTHTCFMVTPYEGYVAVAEALAELTPGDHAKKSALFNSGAEAVENAVKIARSYTKRQAVVVFDHGYHGRTNLTMALTAKNMPYKHGFGPFAPEVYRVPVAYGYRWPTGPDNAGPEAAAQAIDQIAKQVGAENVAAIIIEPVLGEGGFIEPAKGFLPAINKFASDNGIVFVADEIQSGFCRTGQWFACEDEGIVPDLITTAKGIAGGLPLAAVTGRAEIMDAAHAGGLGGTYGGNPVACAGALGSIETMKELDLNARAKSIEATMKARLTAMAEKFDLIGDIRGRGAMIAIELVKDRTTKEPNPEATAALAKACHQEGLLVLTCGTYGNVLRFLPPLVIGEDLLNEGLDIIEQAFTRV
- a CDS encoding PucR family transcriptional regulator, which translates into the protein MPPTLASLVHHSTLKLTVRAGEDRLDVPVRWAHASELADPVPYMEGGELLLITALKLDAEDPEAMRRYVRRLVGAGVVGLGFAVGVHYEDIPEALVAAAEREGLPLLEVPRRTPFLAISKAVSAAIAAEQYRAVTAGFAAQRELTRQALTDGPEGLLGALAGQVDGWAALYDASGAVVAVAPEWAERRAGRLIADVERLRDRPAPASAVVGGEDRVELHSLGGGRRARAALAVGTAAALGTAERYAVHSAIALLTLTTERSRPLHAAEQRIGAAVLRMLLAGECDHARAVAGDLYGELLDAPFRLILAESTSSSVATGPGGDLLGQLVEVVEAAAARAGEAVLVVPDGERLVVLAVDGGAAVDACGAFAVELETARAAGREPVSGGGSVPVPVSVDEEELVVGLSAPAGPIAAAAAYKQAEQALAVARRRGRCLVEHEELAAGSVLPLLGDDAVRAFADSLLRPLREHDATGRGDLVASLRAWLSRHGQWDAAAADLGVHRHTLRYRMRRVEEIVGRSLDDPDVRMELWLALKATAAAGE